Proteins encoded in a region of the Streptomyces akebiae genome:
- a CDS encoding acetylxylan esterase, with protein MALFDLPLDELRGYRSASTEPEDFDAFWAKTLQEARAHDLDARFEPVETHLKTVEVYDVTYSGFGGHPVKGWLVLPAGATEPLPTVVEFIGYGGGRGLPHTHLLWASAGYAHFVMDTRGQGSAWGGGGDTPDPVAGAPAFPGFMTRGIDAPENYYYRRVYTDAVRAVEAARAHPRTDAARTAVVGSSQGGGISIAVGGLVPDLVAVAPDVPFLCDFPRSTILTDRDPYREIGKYLKTHRGRTEQVGRTLAYFDAVHFAARGRASALFSAALEDQTCPPSTVFAAFNAWAEANKRIEVYDFNDHEGGGPYQEAVKLRWLAAQL; from the coding sequence ATGGCCCTGTTCGACCTGCCGTTGGACGAGCTCCGTGGTTATCGAAGCGCTTCGACGGAGCCCGAGGACTTCGACGCCTTCTGGGCGAAGACACTCCAGGAGGCCCGCGCGCACGACCTGGACGCCCGTTTCGAGCCGGTCGAGACCCATCTGAAGACGGTCGAGGTATACGACGTCACCTACTCCGGATTCGGCGGGCACCCGGTCAAGGGCTGGCTGGTCCTCCCGGCCGGGGCGACCGAACCGCTGCCCACCGTCGTGGAGTTCATCGGCTACGGCGGCGGTCGCGGCCTGCCCCACACCCACCTCCTGTGGGCCTCGGCGGGCTACGCGCACTTCGTCATGGACACCCGGGGCCAGGGCAGCGCCTGGGGCGGTGGCGGCGACACCCCCGACCCGGTGGCGGGCGCCCCCGCCTTCCCCGGCTTCATGACCCGGGGCATCGACGCCCCCGAGAACTACTACTACCGCCGGGTCTACACCGACGCCGTCCGCGCGGTGGAGGCCGCCCGCGCGCATCCGCGGACCGACGCCGCACGCACCGCCGTGGTCGGTTCCAGCCAGGGCGGCGGCATCTCGATCGCGGTCGGGGGACTCGTCCCCGACCTGGTGGCGGTCGCGCCCGACGTGCCGTTCCTGTGCGACTTCCCGCGCTCCACGATCCTCACCGACCGGGATCCGTACCGCGAGATCGGCAAGTACCTCAAGACCCACCGCGGCCGCACGGAGCAGGTCGGGCGCACCCTCGCCTACTTCGACGCCGTGCACTTCGCCGCGCGCGGCCGGGCCTCCGCGCTGTTCTCGGCGGCCCTGGAGGACCAGACCTGCCCGCCGTCCACGGTGTTCGCGGCCTTCAACGCCTGGGCCGAGGCGAACAAGCGCATCGAGGTCTACGACTTCAACGACCACGAGGGCGGCGGGCCCTACCAGGAGGCGGTCAAACTGCGCTGGCTGGCCGCACAGCTCTGA
- a CDS encoding solute symporter family protein — MVTFSASVADAFSLRLTFVLFLSVVVITLFTALLTAPQRDEIGEFYLGNRDMSPLRNGLAMCGDYLSAATLLGSTGLVALTGYDGLLYLGGTVVAWMMVLLLIAEPLRNSGKFTLGDALARRLPLRQRQVRLALAVCTLCVCTLYLVAQLVGSIALMTQFVGEPGPTTRTMTVIIIGSIVTIYAAIGGMPGATFIQVVKAVMLVAGVSVLAVLVLNRFDWNVDGLLASATAGSGLGDEYLQPGLRYGAGPISKIDFFSLQLAIVLGLAALPHVMMRLFAPRRTRVLRASVVWAVGLVGFVCLMAGVLGLGATAVVGRETIAGIDHKGDAAVLLLAHELGGEVLTAIVSALAFVTLLAVAAGLMLAAASSVAHDLYGEVIRKGRAKETQELGVARIAAVILGVLSMMFALLAWGTNTATLAFLAFAIAASAILPTIVYSLFWRGFTARGALLSLYGGLATSVLLVVFSPVVSSTAGSVYPNADFAWFPLQNPGIVSIPAGFLLGWLGSRLGPREDESAYEDFEVRALVGADQR, encoded by the coding sequence ATGGTGACCTTCTCCGCGAGCGTGGCCGACGCGTTCAGCCTGCGGCTGACGTTCGTGCTGTTCCTGTCGGTCGTCGTGATCACCCTGTTCACCGCCTTGCTGACGGCACCGCAGCGGGACGAGATCGGCGAGTTCTACCTCGGCAACCGTGACATGTCGCCGTTGCGCAACGGCCTCGCCATGTGCGGTGACTACCTCTCGGCCGCGACACTGCTCGGCAGCACCGGTCTCGTCGCCCTCACCGGGTACGACGGTCTGCTCTACCTCGGCGGCACGGTCGTCGCCTGGATGATGGTGCTGCTGCTGATCGCCGAACCCCTGCGCAACTCCGGGAAGTTCACCCTCGGCGACGCCCTGGCACGCCGGCTCCCGCTGCGGCAGCGGCAGGTCCGGCTGGCGCTCGCCGTCTGCACGCTCTGCGTGTGCACCCTGTACCTGGTGGCCCAACTGGTCGGCAGCATCGCGCTGATGACACAGTTCGTCGGCGAACCCGGCCCCACCACCCGCACGATGACCGTGATCATCATCGGCTCCATCGTCACCATCTACGCGGCCATCGGCGGTATGCCCGGCGCGACGTTCATCCAGGTGGTCAAGGCCGTGATGCTCGTCGCCGGGGTCTCGGTGCTCGCGGTCCTGGTGTTGAACCGCTTCGACTGGAACGTCGACGGGCTGCTGGCGTCCGCCACCGCGGGCAGCGGGCTGGGCGACGAGTACCTGCAGCCCGGTCTGCGGTACGGGGCGGGCCCGATCAGCAAGATCGACTTCTTCAGCCTGCAACTGGCCATCGTGCTCGGACTCGCCGCGCTCCCCCATGTCATGATGCGGCTGTTCGCCCCGCGTCGGACCAGGGTGCTGCGCGCCTCCGTGGTCTGGGCGGTGGGTCTGGTCGGTTTCGTGTGCCTGATGGCCGGCGTCCTGGGCCTCGGCGCCACGGCCGTCGTCGGCCGGGAGACCATCGCCGGCATCGATCACAAGGGCGACGCCGCCGTCCTGCTCCTCGCCCACGAGCTGGGCGGCGAGGTGCTCACGGCGATCGTCTCGGCCCTGGCCTTCGTCACCCTGCTCGCGGTCGCCGCCGGGCTCATGCTCGCCGCGGCCTCGTCCGTCGCCCACGACCTGTACGGCGAGGTGATCCGCAAGGGCAGGGCCAAGGAGACGCAGGAGCTGGGCGTGGCCCGGATCGCCGCGGTGATCCTCGGCGTCCTGAGCATGATGTTCGCCCTCCTCGCCTGGGGCACCAACACCGCCACGCTCGCGTTCCTGGCCTTCGCGATCGCCGCGTCCGCCATCCTGCCGACCATCGTCTACAGCCTGTTCTGGCGCGGGTTCACCGCGCGCGGCGCCCTGCTCAGCCTGTACGGCGGTCTGGCCACCTCGGTGCTGCTCGTGGTGTTCTCGCCGGTGGTCTCCTCCACTGCCGGCTCGGTCTACCCGAACGCCGACTTCGCGTGGTTCCCGCTGCAGAACCCGGGCATCGTGTCGATCCCCGCCGGCTTCCTCCTGGGTTGGCTCGGCTCTCGTCTGGGTCCGCGCGAGGACGAGAGCGCGTACGAGGACTTCGAGGTACGGGCCCTGGTCGGGGCGGACCAGCGGTGA
- a CDS encoding DUF485 domain-containing protein: protein MSNHTARYGSSAPSPPARTSRQPIHAHPEFRSISAAYRRFGIAATVFSVGGFLSYVLLSSFAPGVMNQRLIGHLTLGLTLGLAQFAVMGVTALLYVRHMREKIDPVVRRLRSQLEEHEAEQPRVPAGRRFGAW from the coding sequence GTGTCCAACCACACGGCACGGTACGGCAGTTCCGCCCCGTCTCCCCCCGCACGGACAAGCCGACAGCCCATCCACGCCCATCCTGAGTTTCGTTCGATAAGCGCGGCATATCGTAGGTTCGGGATAGCGGCGACGGTGTTTTCCGTCGGTGGATTCCTGTCGTACGTCCTCCTGTCGAGTTTCGCTCCGGGGGTAATGAATCAGCGATTGATCGGACATCTCACGCTCGGGCTGACCCTGGGTCTGGCGCAGTTCGCCGTCATGGGTGTGACCGCGTTGCTGTATGTCCGGCACATGCGCGAGAAGATCGACCCGGTCGTCCGGCGGCTCCGCAGCCAGCTGGAGGAGCACGAGGCCGAGCAGCCCCGGGTTCCGGCCGGACGGCGGTTCGGCGCATGGTGA
- a CDS encoding Rv1733c family protein, with amino-acid sequence MRGQVFGWRWRANPLRRRSDVVEAWTVLCVVLLLVLGAPAVGVAVGRWAHGDARAHATAERAALDRVSAVIVEQAPASVPSAHGDRQPKYWVGARWTEPDGGSRTGEARVPAGTERGDRADVWLDDAGRSVQPPPTDTAVWQHALSMGTFATGGAAAAVLLGHVVVRRIALRHRLDEWEREWARTGPDWGHRPA; translated from the coding sequence ATGCGAGGCCAGGTCTTCGGGTGGCGTTGGCGCGCCAATCCGCTGCGGCGACGCTCGGACGTCGTCGAGGCGTGGACGGTGCTGTGCGTCGTGCTGCTGCTCGTCCTGGGTGCCCCGGCCGTCGGGGTCGCGGTGGGCCGGTGGGCCCATGGGGACGCGCGAGCGCACGCCACGGCCGAGCGCGCCGCGCTGGACCGGGTCAGCGCCGTGATCGTCGAGCAGGCGCCGGCCTCCGTGCCCTCGGCGCACGGCGACAGGCAACCCAAGTACTGGGTGGGGGCCCGCTGGACCGAGCCCGACGGCGGCTCCCGTACCGGTGAGGCCCGGGTGCCGGCGGGCACCGAGCGCGGCGATCGCGCCGATGTGTGGCTGGACGACGCCGGGCGCAGTGTCCAGCCACCGCCGACCGACACCGCTGTCTGGCAGCACGCGCTGTCCATGGGGACCTTCGCCACGGGCGGCGCCGCCGCCGCCGTGCTGCTGGGACACGTCGTCGTCCGCCGGATCGCCCTTCGGCACCGGCTCGACGAGTGGGAGCGGGAGTGGGCGCGGACGGGGCCCGATTGGGGACACCGCCCGGCCTGA
- a CDS encoding ferredoxin reductase: protein MTETTAPDTAFSPPTRFAVPGRIAVSNRTAALWQTATLTEIRRETPVVSTFRFAVPGWAGHLPGQHLMLRLTAGDGYTAQRHYSLASPPDDAGHIELTLDHVEGGEVSGWFHTEARPGDQVEVRGPLSGFFAWPGDRPALLIGAGSGVVPLMSMLRHHRRRALNVPLRLLVSARGPEELIYAAEYGAETTAVFTRRAPEGMPVGRLSAAHVARVVAERPTGGWEAYVCGSNAFAEHASRLLVAAGQPVDRIRIERFG, encoded by the coding sequence GTGACTGAGACGACAGCGCCGGACACGGCCTTCTCGCCACCCACCCGGTTCGCCGTGCCCGGCCGTATCGCCGTGAGCAACCGGACGGCGGCCCTGTGGCAGACGGCCACGCTGACGGAGATCCGGCGGGAGACGCCCGTCGTGTCCACGTTCCGGTTCGCGGTGCCCGGGTGGGCGGGACATCTGCCGGGGCAGCACCTGATGCTGCGGCTGACCGCCGGGGACGGCTACACGGCGCAGCGTCACTACTCGCTGGCCTCCCCGCCGGACGACGCGGGACACATCGAGCTGACCCTGGACCATGTCGAGGGCGGTGAGGTCTCCGGCTGGTTCCACACCGAGGCCCGGCCGGGCGACCAGGTGGAGGTGCGCGGCCCGCTCAGCGGTTTCTTCGCCTGGCCCGGGGACCGGCCCGCGCTGCTGATCGGGGCGGGTTCCGGTGTCGTACCGCTGATGTCGATGCTCCGCCACCACCGGAGGCGGGCGCTAAACGTACCCCTGCGGCTGCTGGTGTCCGCGCGCGGGCCGGAGGAGCTGATCTACGCGGCGGAGTACGGCGCGGAGACCACGGCCGTGTTCACACGGCGGGCGCCCGAGGGGATGCCGGTGGGGCGGCTGTCGGCGGCTCACGTGGCGCGGGTGGTGGCCGAGCGGCCGACGGGCGGGTGGGAGGCCTATGTGTGCGGCTCCAACGCGTTCGCCGAGCACGCCTCGCGGCTGCTGGTGGCGGCGGGGCAGCCGGTGGATCGCATCCGCATCGAGCGGTTCGGCTGA
- a CDS encoding sulfite oxidase-like oxidoreductase, with protein sequence MNVTRGFTGRPRVHHPGLPPGQYDAGDDWPVLSAEVTPDLAPADWTFRIDGLVAEPRSWDWDEAHALPASVYEGDIHCVTSWSKFGVRFGGVSLDAFWDAVRPDASATHVVAYAHSGYTTNLPLADLTGGRAWIAWEYDGEPLAAEHGGPARLLVPHLYFWKSAKWIAGLRLLDHDEPGFWEQNGYHARGNPWEEQRYSGD encoded by the coding sequence ATGAACGTCACCCGAGGCTTCACCGGGCGCCCCCGCGTCCACCACCCAGGGCTGCCGCCCGGCCAGTACGACGCCGGCGACGACTGGCCCGTCCTGTCGGCCGAGGTCACTCCCGACCTGGCACCCGCCGACTGGACGTTCAGGATCGACGGCCTGGTGGCGGAGCCTCGCTCCTGGGACTGGGACGAGGCGCACGCGCTGCCCGCGTCGGTGTACGAGGGCGACATCCACTGTGTGACGAGCTGGTCGAAGTTCGGGGTGCGCTTCGGGGGCGTCTCGCTGGACGCGTTCTGGGACGCGGTCCGGCCCGACGCGTCCGCCACGCACGTGGTCGCGTACGCGCACAGCGGTTACACCACGAACCTCCCGCTCGCCGATCTCACCGGCGGGCGCGCCTGGATCGCCTGGGAGTACGACGGCGAACCGCTGGCCGCCGAGCACGGCGGTCCGGCGCGGCTGCTGGTGCCGCACCTGTACTTCTGGAAGAGCGCCAAGTGGATCGCGGGCCTGCGGCTGCTCGACCACGACGAACCCGGCTTCTGGGAACAGAACGGCTACCACGCGCGGGGCAACCCGTGGGAGGAGCAGCGGTACTCCGGTGACTGA
- a CDS encoding GNAT family N-acetyltransferase has translation MTEYATGGGKGTDTVPHVLDNPALAALTGPHALPHSLNGVGGAPIAERRGRLLRYPPDVSPWLGLPEGLDAADWADLAALAGPGAEVAVAYCEGFPAGWEVTLDLEGVQLVDDGIAAAPDDEAVRLGPADVPEMLDLVARTRPGPFLPRTIELGTYLGIRRDGTLVAMAGERLRPPGWTEISSVCTDPAFRSAGLATRLVRAVAHGIRERGETPFLHTAAANTTAIRLYEALGFRLRRTTRFMAARVSAVATGDGRTPAAPLGALRDRS, from the coding sequence ATGACCGAGTACGCGACGGGCGGCGGCAAGGGCACGGACACCGTGCCGCACGTCCTCGACAACCCCGCCCTCGCCGCCCTCACCGGGCCGCACGCCCTCCCCCACAGCCTGAACGGCGTGGGAGGTGCCCCCATCGCCGAGCGGCGCGGCCGGCTGCTGCGCTACCCACCCGACGTCTCGCCGTGGTTGGGCCTGCCGGAGGGCCTCGACGCGGCAGACTGGGCCGATCTCGCCGCGCTGGCCGGTCCGGGTGCCGAGGTGGCGGTCGCCTACTGCGAGGGGTTCCCGGCGGGCTGGGAGGTGACCCTCGACCTGGAGGGCGTCCAGCTCGTCGACGACGGGATCGCCGCCGCCCCGGACGACGAGGCGGTACGGCTCGGCCCCGCGGACGTGCCCGAGATGCTCGACCTCGTCGCACGCACCCGGCCCGGCCCCTTCCTGCCTCGCACCATCGAACTCGGCACCTACCTCGGCATCCGCCGGGACGGCACGCTGGTCGCCATGGCCGGTGAGCGGCTGCGTCCACCGGGCTGGACCGAGATCAGCTCGGTCTGCACCGACCCGGCCTTCCGGAGCGCGGGCCTCGCCACCCGCCTCGTCCGTGCCGTCGCCCACGGCATCCGGGAACGAGGCGAAACCCCCTTCCTCCACACCGCCGCCGCCAACACGACCGCCATCCGCCTCTACGAGGCCCTCGGCTTCCGCCTCCGCCGCACCACCCGCTTCATGGCGGCCCGGGTGTCGGCGGTCGCGACGGGGGACGGTCGGACGCCGGCGGCGCCTCTCGGAGCCTTGAGGGACCGTTCGTGA
- a CDS encoding putative protein N(5)-glutamine methyltransferase encodes MPLLSLTSVVTALRAAGCVFAEDEAELILATAPTPDEAASMVDRRVAGLPLELVLGWAEFAGLRITVEPGVFVPRRRTEHLVEQALATAPGARVVVDLCCGSGAVGAALAASLGGVELHAADIDPVAVRCARRNLGPYGGRAHQGDLFAALPDHLRGRVDILAANVPYVPTGEVPLLPSEARDHEPLVALDGGTDGLDVLRRVAAGAPDWLAPGGCLLVETSRRQAPHALDAFHRSGLTARTAVSEERHAHVVIGTRA; translated from the coding sequence ATGCCGCTTCTCTCCCTCACCTCCGTCGTCACGGCACTGCGCGCCGCCGGTTGCGTCTTCGCCGAGGACGAGGCGGAGTTGATCCTCGCGACCGCCCCCACCCCGGACGAGGCCGCCTCCATGGTCGACCGGCGTGTCGCGGGCCTGCCCCTCGAACTCGTCCTCGGCTGGGCGGAGTTCGCCGGCCTGCGCATCACCGTCGAACCCGGCGTGTTCGTCCCCCGCCGCCGCACCGAGCACCTCGTCGAGCAGGCCCTCGCCACCGCCCCCGGCGCCCGCGTGGTGGTCGACCTCTGCTGCGGCTCCGGCGCGGTGGGCGCCGCCCTGGCCGCGTCGCTCGGCGGCGTCGAACTGCACGCCGCCGACATCGACCCGGTGGCGGTCCGCTGTGCCCGCCGCAACCTCGGTCCCTATGGCGGCCGCGCCCACCAGGGCGACCTCTTCGCCGCACTCCCCGACCACCTGCGGGGCCGGGTCGACATCCTCGCGGCGAACGTCCCGTACGTCCCCACCGGCGAGGTCCCGCTGCTGCCGAGCGAGGCCCGCGACCACGAACCCCTGGTCGCGCTCGACGGCGGCACGGACGGCCTCGATGTCCTGCGCAGGGTCGCCGCCGGGGCCCCCGACTGGCTCGCCCCCGGCGGCTGCCTCCTCGTCGAGACGAGCCGACGCCAGGCACCGCACGCCCTCGACGCCTTCCACCGATCCGGTCTCACCGCCCGCACGGCCGTCTCGGAGGAGAGACACGCCCACGTGGTGATCGGCACCAGAGCCTGA
- a CDS encoding NADPH-dependent 2,4-dienoyl-CoA reductase — translation MSRYPHLLSPLDLGFTTLPNRVLMGSMHVGLEEAERGFERMAEFYAARARGGVGLIVTGGIAPNEAGRPYEGGAKLTTDAEADRHREITDAVHREGGRIAMQILHFGRYAYHRDLVAPSALQAPISPFVPHALTDAEVEQTMDDYANAARLARRAGYDGVEIMGSEGYLINEFIAAGTNHRDDRWGGSYENRMRFPVEIVRRVREAVGEDFIVVYRLSMLDLVPGGSTLDEVVTLAKAVEAAGATIINTGIGWHEARIPTIATSVPRGAYTWVTKKLMGEVSVPLVTTNRINTPELAEELLADGHADMVSMARPMLADPDFVNKAREGRSDAINTCIGCNQACLDHTFSGKITSCLVNPRACHETELVLSPTRRRKRVAVVGAGPAGLACAVSAAERGHEVTLFDAASEIGGQLNVARRVPGKQEFDETLRYFRTQLDAHGVDVRLNTRVTADDLTAAAYDEVVVATGVTPRTPELPGVDHPKVLGYLDVLRDGAPVGDRVAILGAGGIGFDVAEFLTDGGEKTSEDPAAYFRQWGVDMDYRGPGGLAAPERPAPPRSVHLLQRKTTKVGAGLGKTTGWIHRTELKHRGVTMVPGVQYDLIDDAGLHVTVDGVRQLLEVDTVVLCTGQDPRRDLYDDLIAAGRSAHLIGGADVAAELDAKRAIKQGTELAAEL, via the coding sequence ATGAGCCGTTACCCGCACCTGCTGAGCCCGCTCGACCTGGGCTTCACCACACTCCCGAACCGCGTGCTCATGGGCTCCATGCACGTGGGCCTGGAGGAGGCCGAACGCGGCTTCGAGCGGATGGCGGAGTTCTACGCGGCCCGCGCGCGCGGGGGAGTGGGCCTCATCGTCACCGGTGGCATCGCGCCCAACGAGGCCGGCCGTCCGTACGAGGGCGGCGCCAAGCTCACCACCGACGCCGAGGCCGATCGGCACCGCGAGATCACCGACGCCGTACACCGCGAGGGCGGCCGGATCGCGATGCAGATCCTGCACTTCGGCCGGTACGCCTACCACCGCGACCTCGTGGCCCCGAGCGCCCTGCAGGCCCCGATCAGCCCGTTCGTCCCGCACGCGCTCACCGACGCCGAGGTCGAGCAGACGATGGACGACTACGCGAACGCGGCCCGCCTCGCCCGCCGGGCGGGGTACGACGGCGTCGAGATCATGGGCTCCGAGGGTTATCTGATCAACGAGTTCATCGCCGCCGGGACCAACCACCGCGACGACCGCTGGGGCGGCTCGTACGAGAACCGGATGCGCTTCCCCGTCGAGATCGTGCGCCGGGTGCGCGAGGCGGTCGGGGAGGACTTCATCGTCGTCTACCGGCTGTCGATGCTCGACCTCGTCCCCGGCGGCTCCACGCTCGACGAGGTGGTCACGCTGGCGAAGGCCGTCGAGGCGGCCGGGGCGACCATCATCAACACGGGTATCGGCTGGCACGAGGCCCGCATCCCCACCATCGCGACCTCGGTGCCGCGCGGCGCGTACACCTGGGTGACGAAGAAGCTGATGGGCGAGGTGTCCGTGCCGCTCGTCACCACCAACCGCATCAACACCCCTGAGCTGGCCGAGGAGTTGCTGGCCGACGGCCACGCCGACATGGTGTCCATGGCCCGCCCGATGCTCGCCGACCCGGACTTCGTGAACAAGGCGCGCGAGGGCCGCTCCGACGCCATCAACACCTGCATCGGCTGCAACCAGGCCTGCCTGGACCACACCTTCAGCGGCAAGATCACCTCCTGCCTGGTCAATCCGCGCGCCTGTCACGAGACGGAACTCGTGCTCTCCCCGACCCGGCGACGCAAGCGCGTCGCGGTCGTCGGCGCGGGCCCGGCCGGACTCGCCTGTGCCGTGAGCGCGGCCGAACGCGGCCACGAGGTCACGCTGTTCGACGCGGCGAGCGAGATCGGCGGCCAGCTGAACGTGGCCCGCAGGGTCCCCGGCAAGCAGGAGTTCGACGAGACGCTGCGCTACTTCCGCACCCAACTCGACGCGCACGGCGTCGACGTACGCCTGAACACCCGGGTCACGGCCGACGATCTCACGGCGGCGGCGTACGACGAGGTCGTGGTCGCCACCGGTGTCACCCCGCGCACCCCCGAACTCCCCGGCGTCGACCACCCCAAGGTCCTGGGCTACCTGGACGTCCTGCGTGACGGTGCCCCCGTCGGCGACCGCGTCGCGATCCTCGGCGCCGGCGGTATCGGCTTCGACGTCGCCGAGTTCCTGACCGACGGCGGGGAGAAGACGAGCGAGGACCCGGCCGCGTACTTCCGGCAGTGGGGCGTCGACATGGACTACCGCGGCCCCGGCGGCCTCGCCGCCCCCGAGCGGCCCGCCCCGCCGCGATCGGTCCACCTCCTCCAGCGCAAGACCACCAAGGTCGGCGCCGGACTGGGCAAGACCACCGGCTGGATCCACCGCACCGAACTCAAGCACCGGGGCGTCACCATGGTCCCCGGCGTCCAGTACGACCTGATCGACGACGCCGGGCTGCACGTCACCGTCGACGGCGTCCGCCAGCTGCTGGAGGTCGACACGGTCGTCCTCTGCACCGGCCAGGACCCGCGCCGCGACCTGTACGACGACCTGATCGCCGCAGGGCGCTCCGCGCACCTCATCGGCGGGGCCGACGTGGCCGCCGAGCTCGACGCCAAGCGGGCGATCAAGCAGGGGACGGAGCTGGCGGCGGAGTTGTAG